The following are encoded in a window of Streptomyces sp. Go-475 genomic DNA:
- a CDS encoding fumarate reductase/succinate dehydrogenase flavoprotein subunit has protein sequence MAVPALADAEELTCDVLVIGGGTAGTMAALTAAEHGADVLLLEKAHVRHSGALAMGMDGVNNAVIPGRAEPDDYVAEITRANDGIVDQSTVRQTATRGFAMVQRLESYGVKFEKDEHGDYAVRQVHRSGSYVLPMPEGKDVKKVLYRQLRRREMRERIRIENRVMPVRVLTAQGRAVGAAGFNTRTGQFVQVRAGAVILATGACGRLGLPASGYLYGTYENPTNAGDGYAMAYHAGAELTGIECFQINPLIKDYNGPACAYVANPFGGYQVNRHGERFVDSDYWSGQMMAEFAAEVASDRGPVYLKLSHLPEESVSALETILHSTERPTRGTFHSGRGHDYRTHDVEMHISEIGLCGGHSASGVRVDDHARTTVPRLYAAGDLACVPHNYMIGAFVFGDLAGADASRYTAYEGELPADQLREAHELIYRPLRNPDGPPQPQVEYKLRRFVNDYVAPPKSGARLSLALEAFERMRADIAAMGARTPHELMRCAEVTFIRDCAEMAARSSLARTESRWGLYHDRLDHPRRDDASWFHHLDLHKSPSGAMEFAARPVAPYLVPVDGFDPVGGAPRHLGEVHAEDVATAGARDVAPVAARAGVAEPAEGAEPAEEAEPERTATPRTSPTSPPGEQSSARLLELVALADEEPELDALRPYLTDPAPAVRREAVAVLTETLPPGTGPALAAALRDGAAEVRAAAAASLRELVETLPPEPGLRDGLAAALAEPDPVVRAAALDVLRALRLGDTGLFVASLTDSDITVRIEAVRALVSVDAAEALAGAAAADPSREVRVAIAKGLATVGAERLGAVALPRGGDAFEADPIEGALTGLLDDPDALVRAAAYGALGTTGCPGPLTARAVAALSESAWQVRAGAATALSVADPDVAVPALAKALADSNADVRKAAVLALTRHGASAEARAALATATTDSDADVRAYAARAL, from the coding sequence CTGGCCGTCCCCGCCCTCGCCGACGCCGAGGAGCTGACCTGCGACGTCCTCGTCATCGGCGGCGGCACCGCCGGCACCATGGCGGCCCTGACCGCCGCCGAGCACGGCGCGGACGTCCTGCTGCTGGAGAAGGCCCACGTCCGCCACTCCGGCGCGCTCGCCATGGGCATGGACGGCGTCAACAACGCGGTCATCCCCGGCCGCGCCGAACCGGACGACTACGTCGCCGAGATCACCCGCGCCAACGACGGCATCGTCGACCAGTCCACCGTCCGCCAGACCGCCACCCGCGGCTTCGCGATGGTGCAGCGGCTGGAGTCGTACGGCGTGAAGTTCGAGAAGGACGAGCACGGCGACTACGCGGTCCGCCAGGTGCACCGCTCCGGCTCCTATGTGCTGCCCATGCCGGAGGGCAAGGACGTCAAGAAGGTCCTCTACCGGCAGCTGCGGCGGCGCGAGATGCGGGAGCGGATCCGCATCGAGAACCGGGTGATGCCGGTGCGTGTCCTCACGGCGCAGGGGCGCGCCGTCGGGGCGGCCGGCTTCAACACCCGCACCGGGCAGTTCGTCCAGGTCCGCGCGGGCGCGGTCATCCTCGCCACCGGCGCCTGCGGCCGCCTCGGCCTGCCCGCCTCCGGCTACCTCTACGGCACCTACGAGAACCCCACCAACGCCGGTGACGGCTACGCCATGGCCTACCACGCGGGCGCCGAGCTCACCGGTATCGAGTGCTTCCAGATCAACCCGCTGATCAAGGACTACAACGGCCCGGCCTGCGCCTACGTCGCCAACCCCTTCGGCGGCTACCAGGTCAACCGGCACGGCGAGCGCTTCGTCGACTCCGACTACTGGTCGGGCCAGATGATGGCCGAGTTCGCGGCGGAGGTGGCGTCCGACCGGGGCCCCGTCTACCTCAAGCTGAGCCACCTCCCCGAGGAGTCCGTCTCGGCCCTGGAGACGATCCTGCACTCCACCGAACGCCCCACCCGCGGCACCTTCCACTCCGGCCGCGGCCACGACTACCGCACCCACGACGTCGAGATGCACATCTCCGAGATCGGCCTCTGCGGCGGCCACTCCGCCTCCGGCGTCCGCGTGGACGACCACGCCCGCACCACCGTGCCCCGCCTGTACGCGGCCGGCGACCTGGCCTGCGTGCCGCACAACTACATGATCGGCGCGTTCGTCTTCGGCGACCTCGCGGGCGCGGACGCGTCCCGGTACACGGCCTACGAAGGGGAGCTGCCCGCCGACCAGCTGCGCGAGGCGCACGAGTTGATCTACCGCCCGCTGCGCAACCCCGACGGCCCGCCGCAGCCCCAGGTCGAGTACAAGCTGCGCCGCTTCGTGAACGACTACGTCGCCCCGCCCAAGTCCGGAGCCCGGCTGTCGCTGGCCCTGGAGGCGTTCGAGCGGATGCGGGCCGACATCGCGGCGATGGGCGCCCGCACTCCGCACGAGCTGATGCGCTGCGCCGAGGTCACCTTCATCCGCGACTGCGCGGAGATGGCCGCGCGCTCCTCCCTGGCCCGCACGGAGTCCCGCTGGGGTCTCTACCACGACCGGCTCGACCACCCCCGGCGTGACGACGCGTCCTGGTTCCACCACCTCGATCTGCACAAGTCCCCCTCTGGTGCGATGGAGTTCGCGGCTCGTCCCGTGGCTCCCTATCTCGTTCCGGTCGACGGTTTCGACCCGGTCGGCGGCGCGCCCCGTCACCTCGGTGAGGTGCACGCCGAGGACGTCGCGACGGCGGGGGCGCGCGATGTGGCACCGGTCGCGGCCCGGGCCGGGGTCGCGGAGCCGGCCGAGGGAGCAGAGCCGGCCGAGGAAGCGGAGCCGGAACGGACCGCGACGCCGCGCACCTCACCCACGTCTCCTCCCGGCGAGCAGTCCTCCGCCCGCCTCCTCGAACTCGTCGCCCTCGCCGACGAGGAACCCGAGCTCGACGCCCTCCGGCCGTACCTGACCGATCCCGCGCCCGCCGTCCGGCGCGAGGCGGTCGCCGTGCTCACCGAGACGCTGCCGCCGGGGACGGGGCCCGCCCTCGCCGCCGCCCTGCGGGACGGCGCCGCCGAGGTCCGTGCCGCCGCGGCCGCGTCCCTGCGCGAGCTCGTCGAGACGCTCCCGCCCGAGCCCGGCCTGCGCGACGGCCTCGCCGCCGCCCTCGCCGAGCCCGACCCCGTGGTCCGCGCCGCCGCGCTGGACGTCCTGCGCGCCCTGCGCCTCGGAGACACCGGTCTGTTCGTGGCCTCCCTGACCGACTCGGACATCACCGTCCGGATCGAGGCCGTGCGCGCCCTGGTGTCGGTCGACGCCGCCGAAGCGCTGGCGGGCGCGGCGGCCGCCGACCCGTCCCGCGAGGTCCGGGTGGCGATCGCCAAGGGGCTCGCCACGGTGGGGGCGGAGCGGCTGGGTGCCGTTGCGCTCCCTCGTGGGGGCGACGCTTTCGAGGCCGACCCGATCGAGGGCGCCCTGACCGGGCTCCTCGACGATCCCGACGCCCTCGTCCGCGCGGCGGCCTACGGCGCACTGGGCACGACCGGTTGCCCGGGACCCCTCACCGCACGTGCCGTCGCCGCCCTGTCCGAGTCGGCCTGGCAGGTGCGGGCCGGTGCCGCGACGGCGCTGTCCGTCGCGGACCCCGACGTGGCCGTCCCCGCGCTCGCCAAGGCCCTGGCGGACTCCAACGCCGATGTCCGCAAGGCCGCCGTCCTGGCCCTGACCCGGCACGGAGCCTCCGCGGAGGCCCGGGCGGCCCTGGCCACGGCGACGACGGACTCCGACGCG